The following coding sequences are from one Scomber japonicus isolate fScoJap1 chromosome 3, fScoJap1.pri, whole genome shotgun sequence window:
- the LOC128355829 gene encoding insulin-like growth factor-binding protein 5, producing the protein MLYLNILVLLLLQPALSKPLTTPSRGCPTCRGKPTQSQPTEDLNATSLALGEPCGVYTLSCAIGLHCAPLEDDPKPLRTLLEGRGVCSNTSSTNLTDKSRTADPAPTENPEEAPCRKLLTTLIRGLDAHLFKVHHDIYMPNCNKRGFFNKKQCWSSRGKQRGRCWCVDENGMPVASQPKQRGGLSC; encoded by the exons ATGCTCTATTTAAACATCCTGgtgctgctcctcctgcagccGGCTCTGTCAAAGCCGCTGACCACACCATCCAGAGGATGTCCCACCTGTAGAGGAAAGCCTACACAAAGTCAGCCAACTGAAGATTTAAATGCCACATCTCTGGCCCTTGGAGAACCATGTGGGGTCTATACTCTGAGCTGTGCCATTGGTCTGCATTGTGCCCCTCTAGAAGACGACCCAAAGCCCCTCCGCACCCTGCTGGAAGGCAGAGGAGTCTGCAGTAACACCAGCAGCACCAACTTGACTGATAAGAGCCGCACTGCAG ACCCAGCACCTACTGAGAATCCAGAGGAG gCTCCATGTCGAAAACTACTCACTACACTCATCAGAGGCCTTGATGCCCATTTATTTAAAGTACATCATGATATCTATATGCCCAACTGTAACAAGCGAGGTTTCTTCAATAAAAAGCAG tgttGGTCGTCTCGGGGTAAGCAGCGTGGTAGGTGCTGGTGCGTGGATGAGAACGGCATGCCCGTGGCTTCACAACCAAaacagaggggcggcctgagcTGTTGA